The genomic region TCATTCCCACTGGTCGTTTAGACTCCGCGTCGTGCGTCGGCTGCACTCAATTTTGCATCCGTGCAAAATTGACCAGCTTCATTCATATTTTTTCGGGAATTTTCAAGTATTTCTTCACATATTATTTTTCAAAAATGGGTTCAAAAAATTAATGATAATTAGTTATCGATGTCAAAAGAGTTTGGGTTAGGCTTGGAGTTCGTAGTTTTCAATTTTTTCAATTTCGATTAATGATTTTTCACATAATGAAGCAAAGTTATTTGCTGCAGTGTATACTTGATCATCAGTTGCACCAGATATAATGCTGAATGATTTTCTTTTTACAATTTGTTTTCCATTCCCATCTAAACCATAGTCAAAAGAAATTCTTACTTTGTCACCCAAATTAACTTTAGTTGCCATAGTCTCACCTCCGTGAAAAATTTTGATGATGTTTTTGTTTTAATTGTTAAATATCTGCCGGCAGAATATTTTTAAAAACTTGATAAAAAATTTCATTTTTATCAGCGCTGACGATTGTAGTATAAAATATTATTTTTGCACGGGAATAGTTGATGAATTATTGGCAAATATCGTTACTGAATTGTGATATAATTCAGTTGTGGAGGTGGAACTGATGAAAAAATTACCAATAGGAATACAGGATTATAAGGAGATTATAGAGGGGAATTATATATATATAGATAAAACAAAATATATATTTGATTTAATAGATAAAGGAAAATATTATTTTCTATCTCGACCAAGAAGATTTGGAAAAAGTTTAACAATATCGACATTATATTACATATTCAAAGGCGAAAAAGAATTATTTAAAGATACATACATATATGATAAATGGGAATTCAAAGAATATCCAATAATAAGATTAAACATTTTATTAGCAGCAACAGATAATGAAGAGAGATTTAAAAAGAGTTTGACAAAATTAATAAAGCAAGAAGGTCAAAGGAATAATGTAGAAATAATAGAAGAAGATTATAAATTTGCATTTGATGAATTAATAATAAAACTTTCCAAAAAAGGAAAAGTAGTAATATTAGTAGATGAATATGAAAAACCGATATTAGATAATATAAATAATAAAGAAAAAGCAGAAAGATATAGAGAAATACTAAGAGATTTCTATGTAACAATTAAATCAAGAGATGAATATATAAAATTCGTTTTTCTAACTGGAATAACAAAATTTACAAAAACAGGTGTATTTTCAGCATTAAACAATTTAAATGATATATCATTAGACAATGACTATTCACAGATGTTAGGATACACCCAAGAAGAATTGGAATATTATTTTGCTGAGTACATAAAAGAAACAGCAGAAAAATTAGAAATAACAGAAAAAGAATTATTGCAAGAAATGAAAAAATATTATAATGGATTCTCATTTGATGGGGAACATTTCGTATATAACCCATTTTCAATATTAAAATTCTTCCAAAAAAAGAAATTTCAAAACTATTGGTTTGAAAGTGGTTCGCCATCATTTATATATGAGTATGTAAAAGGAAGAAAAATAGAATATGAGGATTTAGTAAAATACACAGTAAATTCATTAGATTTTACAACAAGAGAAATAGAAGATGCAAATGCAAACATATTCTTTGCACAAGCAGGATATTTAACCTTTAAAGGAAAAGAAAAATATGGTCTTGAAGAAGAGTATATATTAGACTATCCAAATTTAGAAGTAAAAAATAGTTTTTCAAAATTAATATTAGAAGCAAATTATAATTTAGAAAATGATAAAATAAAAGAATTAAATAAAACAATATGGAAATTATTATCAAAAAATAAAATAGAGGAATTAATAGAAGAAATAAAAAGAATAATAAGTGCGATACCGTATAACTTACATCAAAAAAGAGAAAGTTATTATCACTCATTAATATATACAATATTAGCATCAGCAGGATTAAACGTAACAGCAGAAGAATTAACGAATCTTGGAAGAAGTGACTTAGTATTAGAACACAATGACAAAATATATCTCTTTGAAATAAAATTAGATAAAAGTGCAAAAGAAGCGATAGAACAAATAAAAGAAAAGAAATATCATGAAAAATACAAAATTAAAAATAATGAAATATACATAATAGGAATAAATATAAACTCAGAAAAAAGAAACATTGAGGATTATATAATAGAAAAAATATAAATACTTTAGTTGATTTGAACATATGATGGTGTTTTGAGCGAAATTGATAGCTTCGGAGGTGGAACTGATGAAAAAATTACCGATAGGAGAAAGTGATTTTAAAAGTATAATAGAAGATAATATGTATTATATAGATAAGAGTTTATTAATAAAAGAAATTTTATCTGGTGGAAGAGTAATATTAATAACCAGGCCAAGAAGGTTTGGAAAAACATTAAATATGAGCATGATGAAATATTTTTTTAGAAATGACCAGGATAATAAACATTTATTTGAAGGACTAAAAATCTGGAATGAAAAAGAGATAATAGAAAAGTATTTAAATAAATATCCTGTTATATATATAACGTTTAAAGATTTAAAACAAAATAATTATGAAGATATGATAAAATCAGTAAAATATACAATAACGAATTTATATAGAAAGCACAAAGAATCAGTAGATGTATTGGAAGAATTTGAAAAAGAAGATTATATAGAAATAGCAAAAGGTATTGCAGATAATGTAAAATATGAAAATAGCCTAAAAAATCTAAGTGAATATCTCTACCGATATTACAAACAAAAAGTAATATTATTAATAGACGAATATGACACACCAATACAACAATCATATTTAAATGGATACTATAATGAATTCATAAATTTCATGGGAAATATATTAGGAAATGCATTAAAAGACAATGAGTATTTAGAAAAAGGAGTATTAACAGGAATAACAAGAGTAGCAAAAGAAAGTATATTCACAGGAGTAAATAATCTTGATGTATCAACAATATTAGGAAAACTATTCAATGATAAATTTGGATTAACATGGGAAGAAGTAGAAGAAACATTAAGATATTATGGATTAGAATATGAAAAAGAAAAAGTAATAGAATGGTATAATGGATATAATTTTGGAGGATTAGAAATATACAATCCATATTCAATAATAAATCTGGCAAGAAATAAAGGTGAAATAAAATACTATTGGATAAATAGCAGTGGAAATTCATTAATAAAACAATTAATAAGACAAAGTACAGCAGAAGTAAAAACAAAAATAGAAGAATTAATAGAAGGAAAAGAAATAGAAAGCAGTATAGATGAAAATTTAGTATATGGAGACCTAGATAAAAGCACAGAAGAAAGCATATGGACATTATTTCTATTTACAGGATACTTAACCTGGACAAAACATACAGGCGAAGAAGGAGAACCGAGATATAGTCTTAAAATAACAAACAAAGAAACATTACAATTCTTCAAAAAAACAGTGGTGGATATAATAAAAGAAACAAAGATAGAACTTGAAAGTATAATACAGAATATAATAATAGGGAAATACAAAGAATTTGGGATAAAATTCAAAAAAATAGTAAAAGAAACATTGAGTTATTATGATATAAGTGGAGAAGAACCAGAAAGATTTTATCATGGATTAATACTGGGAATGGTAGTAGGATTAAGTAAAAAATACATAGTAAAAAGCAACAGAGAAACAGGATATGGAAGAGCGGATTTAATATTAATCCCCAAAGAAAAAACAGAACCAGGAATAATATTTGAATTCAAAAAATATAGTATAGATTTTGATAAAGATTTAAAAGACAGTGCAGAAAAGGGAATAAAACAAATAGAAGAAAAAGGATATGAAGAAGAAATAAAGAGTTATGGAATAGAGAAAATAATAAAAGTTGCAATTGCTTTTGATAAGAAGAATGTGGAAATTATAGTAAAATAATTAAATGATAATAATGAAATAACAAAGCCGGGTTTGATGCCCGGTTTTTGTTATTTAAATGTGATATAATTTAGTTATGGAGGTGAAAAGATGAGACGATTCTGTACAAGTGGACCTGTTGATAGAAAAACATGTTACTATGTAGAAAGACCAGAATTGATGAAAGAAGCAATTGATCATATAGAAAATTGGAGATATTTCACAGTATCAGCACCAAGACAGAGCGGAAAAACAACATTCTTGAATGATATAGTTGAGAAAATAAAAGACAAATATTTGCCGATATTTATATCTTTTGAAAGTTTTGGGAATATAAAAATTGAAGAAAAGTTTATAAAACAATTCACTAAAAAGATTAAAAATTTCTTTGATTTTAATATGAAGATAGAATTTGAACCAAAAAAGATAGCAGCAATAAGCGATCTGGATGAATATATAATGGATATAAATGAAAAATTTGGAAAAGAAGTAATATTAATGATAGATGAATTTGAAATATTAGAAGAAAAATTAATGAATGAATTTTTGCATGTAATAAGAGATATATATCATTCAAGGCAAGGTTATAAACTAAGAAGCGTAATATTAATAAGTGTAGGATATTTAAGTGGAGTATTGGAAGACAATGCAAGTCCGTTTAACATAGCAGAACATATGGAAGTTCCATATTTTACAAAAGAACAGGTATATGACTTATTAAACCAACATGAAAAAGAAACAGGGCAGGTGTTTGAAGAAAAAGTAAAAGGACTAATATGGCATAATGCGGGAGGGCAGCCGGGATTAACCAATGCACTGGCATATGATTTAGTGGCAAAAAAGGCAAAAGGAGAAAAGATAATAACAGAAAAACATTTTGAAAAAACATTATATGATTTTATGCATCAATATATAGATAAAAATATATCAAATATAATATCAAAAGCAGAAAAAGAAAAAGAATTAATAATGAAAATATTATTTGAACCAGAAAGTGTTGAATTTAATATATATGATGAAAGGATAAACTACTTATATTTAAATGGAGTAATAGATAATTGTGAAGGGAAATGTTGTGTAAGAGTACCATTATACTACAAAGCATTATATGATAGATTTAAGCCACAAATAAATGGTGAAAAAGATAAAATGAAACCATTTGGAGAAACAGTCAAGAATTACATAAATAACGGTGTATTAGACCTAAATAAATTGATGAAAAGATATACAACATATGTAAAACAAAGAGGAGCAATAATGTTTAAAGGAAGGAATTATTATGAAGGTGTATATCAATATAATCTTGATCAATTTTTAAGTTTATATGTAGAAGCAGCAGAAGGAAAAGTATATCCTGAAACACAAGTAGGTGGAGGAAGAATAGATTTATTAATAAATTTAAATAATAGAGAATATTTAATAGAAGTAAAAGCAAATATAGATAGTGATGAATATGAAAAAGCGAAAAAACAATTATTTGAATACGTAACAAGAAGAGGATTAAAAGAAGGATGGTTGATAATATACTCAAACACAATAGAAGATTTTAAATATTTAATGGAAGAAAAAGATGGAGTAAAAATTCATGTGTGGTTTATTAAAACAAATTTTGAAAATCCATCTGAAGTGAAATAGACCCGGGGGTGGGATTGATGAATTTAAAAAGACTACCAATAGGACGAAGTGATTTTAAAAGTATAATAGAAGATAACATGTATTATATAGATAAAAGTATGCTGATAAAAGAAATAATAGAAAGTGGAGATGTAATATTAATAACCAGGCCAAGAAGGTTTGGAAAAACATTAAATATGAGCATGATGAAATATTTTTTTAGAAATGACCAGGATAATAAACATTTATTTGAAGGACTAAAGATATGGAAAAAAAAAGAGATAATAGAAAAATATTTAAATAAATATCCTGTTATATATTTAACCTTTAAAGATGCTAAACAAGAAGATTTTCTAACAATGTATTCCAAAATAAAAATGATTATAAGAGATGTCTATGATGAATTTAATTATTTGCTAAATAAAAATATATTAAGTGAAATAGAGAAAAAAGATTATATGAGAGTATTAGGATTAGAGGAAATTAAAGGAAATACTATAGAAGAAAAACGGTCAAACGAAAAAACAATGTTTGAAGAAAGCATAAAAAAATTAAGTGAATATCTCTACCGATATTACAAACAAAAAGTAATATTATTAATAGACGAATACGACACGCCAATACAACAATCATATTTAAATGGATACTATAATGAATTTATAAATTTCATGGGAAATATATTAGGAAATGCGTTAAAAGACAATGAGTATTTAGAAAAAGGAGTATTAACAGGAATAACAAGAGTAGCAAAAGAAAGTATATTCACAGGAGTAAATAATCTTGATGTATCAACAATATTAGGAAAACTATTCAATGACAAATTTGGATTAACATGGGAAGAAGTAGAAGAAACATTAAGATATTATGGATTAGAATATGAAAAAGAAAAAGTAATAGAATGGTATAATGGATATAATTTTGGTGGAAAAGAAATATACAATCCATATTCAATAATAAATCTGGCAAGAAATAAAGGTGAAATAAAATACTATTGGATAAATAGCAGTGGAAATGCATTAATAAAACAATTAATAAGACAGAGTACAGCAGAAGTAAAAACAAAAATAGAAGAATTAATAGAAGGAAAAGAAATAGAAAGTAGTATAGATGAAAATTTAGTATATGGAGACCTAGATAAAAGCACAGAAGAAAGCATATGGACATTATTTCTATTTACAGGATACTTAACCTGGACAAAACATACAGGCGAAGAAGGAGAACCGAGATATAGTCTTAAAATAACAAACAAAGAAACATTACAATTCTTCAAAAAAACAGTGGTGGATATAATAAAAGAAACAAAGATAGAACTTGAAAGTATAATACAGAATATAATAATAGGGAAATACAAAGAATTTGGGATAAAATTCAAAAAAATAGTAAAAGAAACATTGAGTTATTATGATATAAGTGGAGAAGAACCAGAAAGATTTTATCATGGATTAATACTGGGAATGGTAGTAGGATTAAGTAAAAAATACATAGTAAAAAGCAACAGAGAAACAGGATATGGAAGAGCGGATTTAATATTAATCCCCAAAGAAAAAACAGAACCAGGAATAATATTTGAATTCAAAAAATATAGTATAGATTTTGATAAAGATTTAAAAGACAGTGCAGAAAAGGGAATAAAACAAATAGAAGAAAAAGGATATGAAGAAGAAATAAAGAGTTATGGAATAGAGAAAATAATAAAAGTTGCAATTGCTTTTGATAAGAAGAATGTGGAAATTATAGTAAAATAATTAAATGATAATAATGAAATAACAAAGCCGGGTTTGATGCCCGGTTTTTGTTATTGAAATGTGATATAATTTAGTTATGGAGGTGAAAAGATGAGAAGATTTTGTACAAGCGGACCTGTTGATAAGAAAACATGTTACTATGTAGAAAGACCAGAATTGATGAAAGAAGCAATTGATCATATAGAAAATTGGAGATACTTTACAGTATCAGCACCAAGACAAACAGGAAAAACAACATTTTTAAACGAAATAGTGGAAAAAATAAAAGACAAATATTTGCCTATATTTATTTCATTTGAGAGTTATATGAATAAAGATGAAAAAGATTTTCTTGAAACATTAGTAGAGGATATTAACAGGTCATATAAAAAGATATATAAAGAAGAAAAATTAATTGAAAAAACACCAAAAAATATTGATGATATAAGGAATACAATAGAAAAATTGTACATAACAAAAGGTAAAGAATTAGTGTTAATGATAGATGAATTTGAAAGGTTTGATAATGAAAGATTAATGAATCAATTTTTGCATGTAATAAGAACAATATATCACAGCAGAGAAATATACGGATT from Marinitoga aeolica harbors:
- a CDS encoding AAA family ATPase — protein: MNLKRLPIGRSDFKSIIEDNMYYIDKSMLIKEIIESGDVILITRPRRFGKTLNMSMMKYFFRNDQDNKHLFEGLKIWKKKEIIEKYLNKYPVIYLTFKDAKQEDFLTMYSKIKMIIRDVYDEFNYLLNKNILSEIEKKDYMRVLGLEEIKGNTIEEKRSNEKTMFEESIKKLSEYLYRYYKQKVILLIDEYDTPIQQSYLNGYYNEFINFMGNILGNALKDNEYLEKGVLTGITRVAKESIFTGVNNLDVSTILGKLFNDKFGLTWEEVEETLRYYGLEYEKEKVIEWYNGYNFGGKEIYNPYSIINLARNKGEIKYYWINSSGNALIKQLIRQSTAEVKTKIEELIEGKEIESSIDENLVYGDLDKSTEESIWTLFLFTGYLTWTKHTGEEGEPRYSLKITNKETLQFFKKTVVDIIKETKIELESIIQNIIIGKYKEFGIKFKKIVKETLSYYDISGEEPERFYHGLILGMVVGLSKKYIVKSNRETGYGRADLILIPKEKTEPGIIFEFKKYSIDFDKDLKDSAEKGIKQIEEKGYEEEIKSYGIEKIIKVAIAFDKKNVEIIVK
- a CDS encoding ATP-binding protein, translated to MKKLPIGIQDYKEIIEGNYIYIDKTKYIFDLIDKGKYYFLSRPRRFGKSLTISTLYYIFKGEKELFKDTYIYDKWEFKEYPIIRLNILLAATDNEERFKKSLTKLIKQEGQRNNVEIIEEDYKFAFDELIIKLSKKGKVVILVDEYEKPILDNINNKEKAERYREILRDFYVTIKSRDEYIKFVFLTGITKFTKTGVFSALNNLNDISLDNDYSQMLGYTQEELEYYFAEYIKETAEKLEITEKELLQEMKKYYNGFSFDGEHFVYNPFSILKFFQKKKFQNYWFESGSPSFIYEYVKGRKIEYEDLVKYTVNSLDFTTREIEDANANIFFAQAGYLTFKGKEKYGLEEEYILDYPNLEVKNSFSKLILEANYNLENDKIKELNKTIWKLLSKNKIEELIEEIKRIISAIPYNLHQKRESYYHSLIYTILASAGLNVTAEELTNLGRSDLVLEHNDKIYLFEIKLDKSAKEAIEQIKEKKYHEKYKIKNNEIYIIGININSEKRNIEDYIIEKI
- a CDS encoding AAA family ATPase, producing the protein MKKLPIGESDFKSIIEDNMYYIDKSLLIKEILSGGRVILITRPRRFGKTLNMSMMKYFFRNDQDNKHLFEGLKIWNEKEIIEKYLNKYPVIYITFKDLKQNNYEDMIKSVKYTITNLYRKHKESVDVLEEFEKEDYIEIAKGIADNVKYENSLKNLSEYLYRYYKQKVILLIDEYDTPIQQSYLNGYYNEFINFMGNILGNALKDNEYLEKGVLTGITRVAKESIFTGVNNLDVSTILGKLFNDKFGLTWEEVEETLRYYGLEYEKEKVIEWYNGYNFGGLEIYNPYSIINLARNKGEIKYYWINSSGNSLIKQLIRQSTAEVKTKIEELIEGKEIESSIDENLVYGDLDKSTEESIWTLFLFTGYLTWTKHTGEEGEPRYSLKITNKETLQFFKKTVVDIIKETKIELESIIQNIIIGKYKEFGIKFKKIVKETLSYYDISGEEPERFYHGLILGMVVGLSKKYIVKSNRETGYGRADLILIPKEKTEPGIIFEFKKYSIDFDKDLKDSAEKGIKQIEEKGYEEEIKSYGIEKIIKVAIAFDKKNVEIIVK
- a CDS encoding AAA-like domain-containing protein produces the protein MRRFCTSGPVDRKTCYYVERPELMKEAIDHIENWRYFTVSAPRQSGKTTFLNDIVEKIKDKYLPIFISFESFGNIKIEEKFIKQFTKKIKNFFDFNMKIEFEPKKIAAISDLDEYIMDINEKFGKEVILMIDEFEILEEKLMNEFLHVIRDIYHSRQGYKLRSVILISVGYLSGVLEDNASPFNIAEHMEVPYFTKEQVYDLLNQHEKETGQVFEEKVKGLIWHNAGGQPGLTNALAYDLVAKKAKGEKIITEKHFEKTLYDFMHQYIDKNISNIISKAEKEKELIMKILFEPESVEFNIYDERINYLYLNGVIDNCEGKCCVRVPLYYKALYDRFKPQINGEKDKMKPFGETVKNYINNGVLDLNKLMKRYTTYVKQRGAIMFKGRNYYEGVYQYNLDQFLSLYVEAAEGKVYPETQVGGGRIDLLINLNNREYLIEVKANIDSDEYEKAKKQLFEYVTRRGLKEGWLIIYSNTIEDFKYLMEEKDGVKIHVWFIKTNFENPSEVK
- a CDS encoding DUF1659 domain-containing protein translates to MATKVNLGDKVRISFDYGLDGNGKQIVKRKSFSIISGATDDQVYTAANNFASLCEKSLIEIEKIENYELQA